The following proteins are co-located in the Lentibacillus sp. JNUCC-1 genome:
- a CDS encoding response regulator transcription factor codes for MKILVIEDEEAISEFIVLELQYEGYETTAAYDGRKGLELALAHDWDVILLDLMLPGLNGMEICRRLKNEKDTPIIMITAKDSVMDRVQGLDRGADDYITKPFAIEELLARIRVIIRREEKTSASSNRLTFKDLTLDVETRLLTKGDQVIELTTKEYELLYMFMNNIDRVLTREILLEHIWGYDAAVETNVVDVYVRHLRMKLDASDRDSYIHTLRGTGYVMRT; via the coding sequence ATGAAGATTCTGGTTATTGAAGACGAAGAAGCGATATCGGAATTTATTGTGCTCGAATTACAATATGAGGGATACGAGACTACGGCGGCATATGACGGTAGAAAAGGGCTTGAATTGGCGCTGGCGCATGATTGGGATGTAATCCTCCTCGACTTGATGCTGCCGGGGCTAAATGGCATGGAAATTTGCAGACGGTTAAAAAATGAAAAGGATACGCCTATCATCATGATTACGGCCAAAGATAGTGTCATGGACCGGGTGCAGGGGCTGGATCGCGGTGCTGATGATTACATAACGAAGCCTTTTGCAATCGAGGAATTGCTCGCGAGGATCCGGGTGATCATCAGGCGTGAGGAGAAAACTTCTGCGTCGTCAAACAGGCTTACTTTTAAAGATCTGACCCTGGATGTGGAAACGCGTTTGCTGACAAAAGGCGATCAGGTCATTGAGCTGACGACAAAAGAATATGAGCTGCTGTATATGTTTATGAACAACATCGACCGCGTTTTGACAAGGGAAATCCTGCTTGAGCACATTTGGGGATATGATGCTGCGGTCGAAACAAATGTGGTAGATGTGTATGTCAGACATTTGCGGATGAAATTGGACGCTTCTGACAGGGACAGCTACATTCACACGTTGCGAGGGACGGGGTATGTGATGCGAACATGA
- a CDS encoding C40 family peptidase yields the protein MSDKRYVRKYVVAPVVATTILLTPVFAGSVSATTYYSYGDKGPGVTEVQEALVDYGYRISIDGSYGLNTRSSVISFQTAEGLQVDGFAGPNTLAALKVSGSSSSNSSSSSIVYYSYGDTGSGVRQVQSDLNRHGFSTSVDGSFGPSTRSTVKSFQRAKGLSIDGMAGPNTLEALSKKASGNSGNSGSQASADGVISTANSLIGSPYVFGGTTPSGFDSSGFVNYVLKKNGINVSRTHAGIWANNGVRTSSPKPGDLVFFKNTYKNGISHSGIYLGNGKMVHAGTPSTGVEITNMNYNYWSSRYIGAKTF from the coding sequence ATGTCAGATAAAAGATATGTTCGGAAGTATGTTGTCGCGCCGGTCGTTGCTACTACGATTTTGTTAACCCCGGTGTTTGCAGGAAGTGTGTCAGCTACTACATATTATAGTTACGGTGACAAAGGTCCAGGTGTAACCGAGGTTCAGGAAGCATTAGTGGATTATGGTTACCGCATAAGCATAGATGGCAGCTATGGTCTCAACACAAGAAGCTCAGTGATCAGTTTCCAAACGGCAGAAGGACTGCAGGTTGACGGTTTTGCAGGACCGAATACACTCGCAGCGTTGAAGGTCTCAGGAAGCAGTTCAAGTAACTCCAGCAGTTCCTCTATTGTCTATTACAGCTACGGTGACACGGGATCCGGCGTTCGCCAGGTCCAATCGGATTTGAACAGACACGGCTTCAGCACATCTGTTGACGGCAGCTTTGGTCCAAGCACGAGAAGCACGGTTAAGAGTTTCCAGCGTGCGAAGGGTCTTTCGATCGATGGTATGGCCGGACCGAACACGCTTGAAGCGTTGAGCAAAAAAGCTTCTGGTAACAGCGGTAATAGTGGCAGTCAGGCAAGTGCGGACGGTGTGATCTCAACTGCCAATTCATTGATCGGGTCGCCATATGTATTCGGCGGAACAACGCCATCCGGTTTTGACAGCAGCGGCTTCGTCAATTATGTGTTAAAGAAAAACGGCATCAATGTCTCTAGAACACACGCAGGTATCTGGGCAAACAATGGTGTTAGAACGTCTTCTCCTAAACCAGGCGATCTCGTTTTCTTTAAGAACACATATAAAAATGGAATCTCTCATAGTGGAATCTATCTCGGCAACGGCAAAATGGTCCACGCTGGAACCCCATCCACTGGCGTTGAAATAACCAACATGAACTACAATTATTGGTCAAGCAGATACATCGGTGCCAAAACATTTTAA
- a CDS encoding PepSY domain-containing protein, translating to MKRKLLIGSTALVLIGGGIAGTSVFAASAGEDDDVSQKELKEMASISQEEAINISLEEVPGEAVQTELDDEDGKAVYEVDVKAEDGKMWDFEIDAESGDVLQKEADDDGRDDDDELSDQEEQAQLKKEAELTSEESETIALKEVKGDVIENELDDENGTVVYSLEIRDDQGVEHEVEVDAKTGDVLKVEKDDDDDDEDTDDDNDGDDDEDEEDDD from the coding sequence ATGAAACGGAAACTATTAATTGGCAGCACGGCTTTGGTATTAATTGGTGGCGGCATTGCCGGAACTTCTGTATTTGCGGCGTCCGCTGGGGAAGATGATGACGTTTCTCAAAAAGAACTGAAGGAAATGGCAAGCATTTCACAAGAAGAAGCGATCAACATTTCGCTTGAAGAAGTCCCGGGTGAAGCTGTCCAGACAGAGCTGGATGATGAAGACGGCAAGGCGGTCTATGAAGTCGATGTCAAAGCTGAAGACGGTAAGATGTGGGACTTTGAAATCGATGCCGAAAGCGGTGACGTTTTGCAAAAAGAAGCAGATGATGATGGTCGCGATGATGACGACGAACTTTCTGATCAGGAAGAACAAGCACAACTGAAAAAAGAAGCTGAGCTCACATCAGAAGAGAGCGAAACCATTGCGTTAAAAGAAGTTAAAGGCGATGTTATCGAAAACGAACTGGATGACGAAAATGGAACGGTCGTCTATTCCCTGGAAATTAGAGATGATCAGGGCGTCGAACATGAAGTTGAAGTCGACGCTAAAACAGGGGACGTTTTGAAAGTAGAGAAAGATGACGATGACGACGATGAAGATACAGACGATGATAATGACGGCGATGACGACGAAGATGAGGAAGATGATGACTAA
- a CDS encoding M20 family metallopeptidase translates to MDTTLTTALKSIEQQLFEIGDTLYENPELGDEEFQSMQLLVDFLKQHHFQVETGIINRPTAFKAVFTSDRPGPTIAFLAEYDALPEVGHGCGHNLIAAMGVGAGVTLSKVVHETGGKVMVIGTPAEETNGAKVAMSEAGVFDDVDVAMMVHGADQSYASGSTSAMEALQFTYTGKASHAAAEPEAGINALDGVIQLFNGINALREHLSSDARLHGIITEGGQAANVVPDRAVAQFYIRAKERTYLDTVIEKVKNIAEGAALMTGASLEVSNYETSFDNLVTNEALSETFTKRLREVSVHPVYPGEQSFGSTDMGDVSKVAPAIHPFIGLNEPGLVFHTKEFADKTVTDDGHRAISEGALSMALTGYDILSDEALFKKIRAEFEASQT, encoded by the coding sequence ATGGACACGACATTAACTACCGCGTTAAAAAGTATCGAGCAGCAGCTGTTTGAGATTGGAGACACCCTTTATGAGAATCCTGAATTGGGGGATGAGGAGTTTCAGTCCATGCAGCTGCTTGTTGATTTTTTGAAGCAGCATCATTTTCAAGTTGAAACAGGGATTATCAATCGTCCGACTGCATTCAAGGCTGTATTTACCAGTGACAGACCAGGGCCAACGATTGCGTTTCTCGCTGAATATGATGCACTCCCGGAAGTCGGACATGGCTGCGGACATAATTTGATTGCAGCGATGGGCGTTGGAGCAGGCGTCACACTGAGTAAGGTGGTGCATGAAACTGGCGGCAAGGTGATGGTCATTGGAACACCTGCAGAGGAAACGAACGGAGCCAAGGTTGCAATGAGTGAAGCAGGCGTTTTTGACGATGTTGACGTTGCGATGATGGTTCATGGCGCGGACCAGTCCTATGCGAGCGGGAGCACATCTGCCATGGAAGCACTCCAATTTACGTATACGGGAAAAGCTTCTCATGCGGCCGCGGAACCCGAAGCAGGCATCAACGCGCTCGATGGTGTGATTCAATTATTTAATGGCATTAATGCGCTGAGAGAGCATCTTTCTTCAGATGCCCGTTTACATGGCATTATTACGGAAGGCGGCCAGGCGGCTAATGTGGTGCCTGATAGAGCCGTTGCCCAATTTTATATCAGAGCGAAGGAACGCACTTATTTAGATACTGTCATTGAAAAAGTTAAAAACATTGCCGAGGGGGCCGCACTGATGACAGGCGCGTCGCTCGAGGTTTCCAACTACGAAACGAGCTTTGACAATTTGGTCACGAATGAAGCTCTGTCAGAAACATTCACCAAGCGTTTGCGTGAAGTGAGTGTACATCCCGTCTATCCCGGTGAACAAAGCTTCGGCTCCACGGATATGGGCGATGTCAGCAAAGTAGCGCCCGCCATCCATCCTTTCATTGGCTTAAATGAACCAGGACTTGTCTTTCATACGAAGGAATTTGCTGATAAAACCGTCACCGACGACGGCCACCGGGCTATATCAGAAGGTGCGCTGTCGATGGCATTGACGGGATATGACATTCTTAGCGATGAAGCGCTTTTCAAGAAAATCAGAGCAGAGTTTGAAGCAAGTCAAACATAA
- a CDS encoding YfcC family protein: protein MNTQEVEPINSNQEKKPKFQFPHVFIILFGLMVIMGIASYFIPAGEFERTTDEDGTTVVVEGTYHQVESNPTGFFDLFLALPEGMSQAAGIIFFILIVGGSFSILIETKALDELISSISLKMSNKEIYMIPAVMLLFALGGATFGMAEETIPFMLVIIPLAIRMGFDSMVGAAMVLVGAFSGFTAAFLNPFTVGVAQTIAELPMFSGLGFRIAMWVVFVGVSIAYVMFYARKVKKNPEKSLMYKEDQKRQISEKVDQEPITVRQILIITVLIATLIGLALGVIFLDWYIQEIAALFIIMGIVVGLIGKMRLNQLAENFVKGCEGIVLGALVVGFAYGILVVLQDSRTIDTILYSLSNMVSGLPAGMTAIGMFVTQSVLNFIVPSGSGQAALTMPIMAPLADLVDVSRQTAVIAFQMGDGISNIITPTSGAFMAALAVSRVPWVKWLKWIWPLILIQYALGALFVTIAHLFVW, encoded by the coding sequence TTGAATACCCAAGAAGTGGAGCCGATCAATTCAAACCAAGAGAAGAAACCCAAGTTTCAGTTTCCACACGTCTTCATCATTTTGTTTGGCCTGATGGTGATCATGGGAATTGCCTCATATTTCATCCCAGCAGGTGAATTCGAGCGAACAACCGATGAAGACGGAACGACCGTCGTTGTTGAGGGCACTTACCACCAGGTGGAAAGTAATCCGACCGGCTTTTTTGACCTGTTTCTCGCACTGCCAGAAGGCATGTCACAAGCGGCGGGGATTATCTTTTTCATCTTGATTGTTGGAGGTTCTTTCAGTATATTGATTGAGACCAAGGCATTGGATGAGCTGATCAGCAGTATTTCATTAAAAATGAGTAATAAAGAGATCTATATGATTCCTGCCGTGATGCTGCTGTTCGCCTTGGGCGGCGCGACATTTGGCATGGCTGAGGAAACCATTCCTTTTATGCTCGTCATCATTCCTCTGGCAATTCGCATGGGATTCGACTCCATGGTTGGCGCGGCAATGGTACTCGTTGGTGCTTTCTCCGGGTTTACCGCGGCATTTCTGAATCCTTTTACAGTCGGAGTGGCTCAAACAATCGCCGAATTGCCAATGTTTTCAGGGCTTGGGTTTAGAATTGCGATGTGGGTCGTATTTGTCGGTGTCAGCATTGCGTATGTGATGTTTTATGCCAGAAAGGTTAAAAAGAATCCTGAAAAAAGCCTTATGTATAAGGAAGACCAAAAGCGACAAATCAGTGAAAAAGTCGATCAGGAGCCGATTACAGTTCGTCAGATCCTTATCATCACGGTTCTGATCGCCACACTCATCGGTTTGGCATTAGGCGTTATCTTTTTGGACTGGTATATCCAGGAGATCGCAGCGTTATTTATCATTATGGGCATCGTGGTCGGATTAATCGGGAAAATGCGGTTAAATCAGCTCGCTGAAAACTTCGTGAAAGGGTGCGAGGGCATTGTTCTAGGCGCATTGGTAGTCGGGTTTGCTTACGGAATCCTGGTCGTACTTCAGGACAGCCGCACGATCGATACCATTTTATATAGCTTGTCCAATATGGTTAGCGGGCTCCCGGCAGGCATGACAGCTATTGGTATGTTCGTCACCCAGAGTGTTCTCAACTTTATCGTGCCCTCCGGAAGCGGCCAAGCAGCCTTAACCATGCCCATCATGGCACCACTGGCAGACTTGGTTGATGTCAGCCGGCAAACCGCCGTCATCGCGTTTCAGATGGGCGACGGCATTTCCAACATCATTACCCCAACCAGTGGCGCATTCATGGCCGCTCTCGCCGTCTCCCGAGTACCTTGGGTCAAATGGCTGAAATGGATTTGGCCGCTGATCCTCATTCAATACGCACTCGGCGCCCTATTCGTCACCATCGCCCACCTTTTTGTCTGGTAG